A stretch of the Pseudalkalibacillus hwajinpoensis genome encodes the following:
- a CDS encoding DUF294 nucleotidyltransferase-like domain-containing protein: MQDFYEVLKKKEPFHSLSDAEIESLMESAHFATYQKGEFLYHEDEDTNTLYLLVSGIAKNIVHKANGQQTTMRFYYPGDLVGLMIMLTDASMTFSVQANEDCQVIRIKKEVMLKIMTENPAFSHNVLDTIGERMRSLYDEIKQERDREADGENIALYRTRVSAIMDTKVTIPPTYTVLETAELFRTKNYDGVIVSEDRESVLGTITPLEVINALTMGQFQDPIHKWMYQKPNMVEEDAFSYEALAYLKFHKVSLLPVVKRDRIVGMVSAKSFLGIQESAYLDLSYRLSRAKELNEIMNLSPPIHEEFRSFIQELLDANTLGYEICEMMSNYNDEMHRRIILLAEKEMISEGYGRAPVNFCFIVMGSEGRKEQAFSTDQDNGLIIDDYEHLEHKQEIETYFSIFAKKINTMLTTCGLPECEGGIMAKNEKWRRSLSNWQTEVNRWITETDAEEIRNFTIFMDFRPVYGDFDLARTLRSRITARIKKAQTLQMLLMKDTIRFRVPLNPLGKLQLRGKEKTLDLKKAAIMQIVNGIRIFAMKYGVEEVNTIKRLHELKKKEIFHHRDVINIETSLHYLYTFRVRQNLYQLEKGVEISNQVRPIEWEKEERRKMREALLVAKRMQQVSELSFRRNRSI; encoded by the coding sequence ATGCAGGATTTCTATGAAGTGTTGAAGAAAAAGGAACCATTTCATTCTTTGAGCGATGCTGAAATCGAAAGTCTAATGGAATCAGCACATTTCGCAACTTATCAGAAGGGTGAATTTTTATATCACGAAGATGAAGATACGAATACGCTTTATCTCCTCGTCTCAGGTATTGCTAAAAACATCGTACACAAAGCGAATGGGCAACAAACGACAATGCGTTTCTACTATCCCGGAGATCTAGTTGGGCTCATGATTATGCTTACAGATGCGTCTATGACGTTTTCTGTTCAAGCTAATGAAGATTGCCAGGTTATTCGAATCAAAAAAGAAGTCATGCTAAAGATCATGACAGAAAACCCTGCCTTTTCACATAATGTTCTCGATACCATTGGTGAACGTATGAGAAGCCTCTATGATGAAATTAAGCAAGAGCGAGATCGGGAGGCTGATGGTGAAAACATCGCCTTGTATAGAACACGAGTGAGCGCGATTATGGATACGAAGGTGACGATCCCACCAACTTATACGGTATTAGAAACAGCTGAGCTCTTTCGAACGAAAAATTATGACGGTGTGATAGTAAGTGAAGATCGTGAAAGTGTTCTTGGTACAATAACACCGCTAGAGGTCATAAATGCACTTACAATGGGACAATTTCAAGATCCTATCCATAAGTGGATGTATCAAAAACCTAATATGGTAGAAGAGGATGCCTTTAGTTATGAAGCATTGGCGTACTTAAAATTTCACAAAGTCTCTTTGCTACCTGTTGTAAAGCGAGATCGTATTGTCGGTATGGTTTCAGCAAAATCTTTCTTAGGGATTCAGGAATCGGCCTATTTAGATCTGTCCTATCGACTATCACGAGCTAAAGAGCTTAATGAAATAATGAATCTTTCACCACCAATACATGAAGAATTCCGTTCATTTATTCAAGAGTTACTTGACGCAAATACGTTGGGTTATGAAATATGTGAGATGATGTCCAATTATAATGATGAAATGCATCGACGCATTATTTTACTTGCAGAGAAGGAAATGATCAGTGAGGGATATGGACGGGCGCCAGTGAACTTTTGCTTCATCGTTATGGGGAGCGAAGGGCGCAAAGAACAGGCTTTTAGTACAGATCAAGACAACGGACTTATTATTGATGATTATGAACACCTCGAGCATAAACAGGAAATTGAAACGTATTTCTCGATATTTGCAAAGAAAATCAATACGATGCTTACGACATGTGGTCTTCCTGAGTGTGAGGGTGGCATAATGGCGAAAAATGAGAAATGGAGACGCTCCCTTTCTAATTGGCAAACAGAAGTAAATCGTTGGATTACTGAAACAGATGCTGAAGAGATCCGGAATTTTACAATTTTTATGGATTTTCGTCCAGTTTACGGAGATTTTGATCTCGCACGAACATTAAGAAGTCGCATTACTGCGCGAATTAAGAAAGCTCAAACGCTTCAAATGCTGTTAATGAAGGATACGATTCGTTTTCGCGTGCCGTTAAATCCTCTTGGAAAGCTTCAACTTCGTGGGAAAGAAAAAACGCTTGATTTGAAAAAAGCTGCTATTATGCAAATCGTGAACGGTATTCGAATTTTTGCAATGAAATATGGAGTGGAAGAAGTTAATACAATTAAAAGGCTTCATGAGTTAAAGAAAAAAGAAATTTTTCATCATCGTGATGTGATCAATATCGAAACATCTCTTCATTACCTTTATACGTTCCGTGTTAGACAAAACCTTTATCAACTAGAAAAAGGGGTAGAGATTTCGAATCAAGTAAGGCCAATCGAATGGGAAAAAGAAGAGAGAAGGAAAATGAGGGAAGCGTTGCTTGTAGCAAAACGGATGCAGCAGGTAAGTGAATTAAGCTTTCGAAGGAATCGGAGTATTTAA
- a CDS encoding SLOG family protein, which translates to MANVLLVTGYKAHELGIFNDDHPGLPIIKAALQSRMSQLIEERDFEWILISGQTGVELWAAEVALDLRELYPELKLAVLTPFLDQESKWKEPTQEFYHMIMGEADFVESITSRPYENPGQLKAKNEFLVRKSHAMLVLYDEDTPGSPDYYLKEAKNRQRTDEGYEVFTITPIDLDLLEQDLRESNPDFYSQ; encoded by the coding sequence GTGGCAAACGTTTTACTTGTTACTGGCTATAAGGCACACGAACTAGGAATTTTTAACGACGATCATCCTGGACTTCCAATTATAAAGGCAGCCCTTCAGAGTCGCATGTCTCAGCTTATCGAAGAGAGAGATTTTGAGTGGATACTAATCAGTGGGCAAACTGGTGTTGAGCTCTGGGCTGCTGAAGTCGCACTTGATCTAAGAGAACTCTATCCCGAATTGAAGCTAGCCGTTTTAACGCCATTCCTAGATCAAGAAAGTAAATGGAAAGAACCTACTCAAGAATTTTATCATATGATCATGGGAGAAGCTGACTTTGTTGAATCAATCACAAGTCGACCTTACGAAAATCCAGGGCAATTGAAAGCAAAGAATGAATTTCTCGTTCGTAAGAGTCATGCTATGCTCGTATTATATGACGAAGATACGCCTGGTTCTCCTGATTATTACTTGAAAGAAGCAAAGAACAGACAGAGAACTGATGAAGGTTACGAAGTTTTTACCATCACACCTATTGACCTTGATTTATTAGAGCAGGATTTACGTGAAAGTAATCCCGATTTCTACAGTCAATAA
- a CDS encoding carboxypeptidase M32, giving the protein MATEIKQTEQEFLNYVKKMTSFNEAIGVMYWDLRTGAPKKGAEQRSEVIGMMSSEVFEMSVSPEMKGYLDVLTKEDQQTELSEITRKTVEECRKDYDRNIKIPAEEYSEYVILSSKAETIWEEAKEKADFELFRPYLEKLVAFNQKFVEYWGYDENKYDTLLDLFEPGVTVKMIDRVFNQLREHIVPLVQQVVNASDQPKTDFLFEHFPQDKQQAFSMEVLRKMGYDFDAGRLDTTVHPFATGLNPGDVRVTTKYDEGDFRTAVFGTIHEGGHALYEQNLSPKLIGTPLCTGTSMGIHESQSLFWENFVGRHQSFWKNNYDKLKSYSTGQFDDVSLEDYYRAINVAGPSLIRIEADEMTYALHIMVRYEIEKGLINGEIEVKDLPTIWNEKMEEYLGITPDNDAVGVLQDVHWSGGSFGYFPSYALGYIYAAQIKNAMLKDIPQFDELLEQGDLMPIKEWLTENIHQYGKLKQPIDIIKDITGEGLNAEYLIQYLEEKYSQVYRLQK; this is encoded by the coding sequence TTGGCAACAGAAATCAAACAAACCGAGCAGGAATTTTTAAATTATGTAAAGAAAATGACGAGTTTTAATGAAGCGATTGGGGTTATGTATTGGGATCTCCGCACTGGCGCACCAAAAAAAGGTGCTGAACAGCGCTCTGAGGTTATTGGAATGATGTCTTCTGAAGTTTTTGAAATGTCGGTATCTCCTGAAATGAAGGGGTATCTTGATGTGCTTACAAAGGAAGACCAGCAAACTGAATTAAGTGAAATCACTCGTAAAACGGTAGAAGAGTGCCGTAAAGACTACGATCGGAACATAAAAATTCCTGCAGAAGAGTACTCTGAATATGTCATTTTAAGTTCGAAAGCAGAGACGATCTGGGAAGAAGCGAAGGAAAAAGCTGACTTCGAATTGTTTAGACCGTATCTCGAAAAGCTTGTGGCATTCAATCAGAAATTTGTCGAATATTGGGGATACGATGAAAATAAATATGATACGCTGCTTGACCTATTTGAACCAGGTGTAACAGTGAAAATGATTGATCGCGTATTTAACCAACTTAGAGAACATATTGTGCCACTTGTACAACAAGTTGTTAATGCGAGTGATCAGCCCAAAACTGACTTTTTGTTTGAACATTTCCCACAAGATAAGCAACAAGCCTTCAGTATGGAAGTACTGAGGAAAATGGGGTATGACTTTGACGCTGGTCGTCTTGATACGACGGTTCATCCATTTGCAACAGGACTGAATCCTGGTGATGTGCGTGTTACGACGAAGTATGATGAAGGTGATTTCCGCACAGCAGTATTTGGTACGATTCATGAGGGTGGTCATGCTTTATACGAACAGAATTTATCACCCAAATTGATTGGCACGCCTTTATGTACGGGTACGTCTATGGGGATTCACGAATCACAGTCTCTTTTCTGGGAAAACTTCGTGGGTCGTCATCAATCATTTTGGAAAAACAATTACGACAAGCTTAAAAGCTATTCAACTGGACAGTTTGATGATGTTTCATTAGAAGATTATTACCGTGCCATTAACGTTGCGGGTCCTTCTTTGATTCGGATTGAAGCAGATGAAATGACGTATGCGCTGCATATCATGGTTCGCTACGAAATTGAAAAAGGATTGATTAATGGAGAAATTGAAGTGAAGGATTTGCCAACGATCTGGAACGAAAAAATGGAGGAGTATTTAGGTATTACTCCAGATAACGATGCGGTCGGCGTTCTTCAGGATGTCCACTGGTCAGGTGGCTCATTTGGTTATTTCCCTTCCTATGCGCTAGGTTACATTTATGCGGCTCAAATTAAGAATGCTATGTTAAAAGACATCCCACAATTTGATGAGCTATTAGAACAGGGTGACTTGATGCCTATTAAAGAATGGTTAACAGAAAATATCCATCAGTACGGTAAGCTAAAGCAACCAATTGATATTATTAAAGACATTACTGGCGAAGGGCTAAATGCTGAATATTTAATTCAATATCTTGAAGAGAAGTATTCACAAGTTTATCGCCTGCAAAAATAA
- a CDS encoding 3'-5' exonuclease — translation MSSIGLKLLRYFLYDRVKWQKKIKRDKALPVYDRLQESLLLYQESSSRYFTVYDLETTGFYPAIGDEVISIGAVKIDLVEGRILEETFYRIVRPIHKVPRVVRQLTGLSIDEIRAGWTFIEAFEEFMAFSKGTTLIAHPVKFDVYFLQTLVQKWGLPDYLPPYLDSEALAKELFPRSNPQLDSLIRKLNIERHERHHALNDARMTAELCLKMFHKLDMKDGHEQEIRRRIARDNLVFGRK, via the coding sequence ATGTCGTCAATAGGTTTGAAATTATTGCGCTATTTTCTATATGATCGTGTGAAATGGCAGAAAAAGATCAAAAGGGACAAGGCTTTACCAGTTTATGATCGATTACAGGAGTCACTGTTATTATATCAAGAATCAAGCAGTCGATATTTTACCGTTTACGATCTCGAAACGACGGGTTTTTATCCAGCTATCGGGGATGAAGTAATCTCGATCGGTGCGGTGAAAATCGATCTTGTGGAAGGAAGGATCCTCGAAGAAACTTTCTATCGAATTGTTCGCCCTATTCATAAAGTACCGCGAGTTGTTAGACAGCTAACGGGTCTATCCATTGATGAAATAAGAGCGGGATGGACATTTATTGAAGCGTTTGAAGAATTTATGGCGTTTAGTAAAGGGACGACTCTTATTGCTCATCCCGTTAAATTTGATGTTTATTTTCTACAAACACTCGTTCAAAAATGGGGATTACCAGATTATTTACCACCTTATTTGGATTCGGAAGCACTGGCGAAGGAATTATTTCCTCGCAGTAATCCGCAGCTTGATTCGTTGATAAGGAAGTTGAATATTGAACGTCATGAACGTCATCATGCCCTAAACGACGCAAGAATGACAGCGGAACTCTGTTTGAAAATGTTTCACAAATTGGACATGAAAGACGGTCATGAACAAGAAATAAGACGGCGAATTGCCAGAGATAATCTCGTATTTGGTAGGAAATAG
- a CDS encoding CotD family spore coat protein translates to MFHRHHRMGPNGNMPNQVSPAMQGPNANMPNQVSPAMQGPNANMPNQVSPAMKGGMPGQVSPAMQGPGGPCPTSPVVYPTKCCVKNHYYKHNVDHIHPTHIKNVHHHMYEHNHSYPLTESEEVLASHMNNYPPPRPTGAMPAGYAPTNPSQVAGAMQGPNGNGMPGQVSPAQKRRK, encoded by the coding sequence ATGTTTCATAGACATCACCGCATGGGCCCGAATGGAAATATGCCAAACCAGGTAAGTCCAGCAATGCAGGGACCTAATGCGAATATGCCAAATCAAGTAAGTCCAGCAATGCAGGGTCCAAATGCGAATATGCCAAATCAGGTGAGTCCGGCCATGAAAGGCGGCATGCCAGGTCAGGTAAGTCCAGCAATGCAAGGTCCTGGAGGTCCATGTCCCACAAGTCCTGTTGTTTATCCGACAAAATGTTGTGTCAAGAATCACTATTATAAGCACAACGTAGATCATATTCATCCTACGCATATTAAAAACGTCCATCATCACATGTATGAGCACAATCATAGTTATCCTTTAACAGAGTCAGAGGAAGTGCTAGCTTCACACATGAACAATTATCCGCCACCACGCCCGACAGGCGCAATGCCGGCTGGATACGCACCTACTAATCCTTCCCAAGTAGCAGGAGCTATGCAAGGACCAAATGGCAATGGTATGCCAGGTCAAGTAAGTCCTGCTCAAAAGAGAAGAAAATAA
- a CDS encoding ribonuclease H-like domain-containing protein yields MSLKAKLNRMKKHMNLNEGEEVEAKVEQPIHEVPHLNKWRDLDAHPFFFDGEYALVRKKQYPTSYKHGRYTFQELEQVVERWNRHYRAHPLSSKHLQPSDLLFFDTETTGLGGGVGNTIFLLGYSQYTEEGISVNQYFLPGPGAEVPMYQAFLEDVKELKNLVTYNGKAFDWPQVKTRHTLIREQVPKLPQFGHFDLLHGARRFWKNDMESVRLANVEEQQLDFERKEDIPGYLAPMLYFEFVKDPDPELIGGVMKHNEEDILSLITLYTRLSHLLLDVEGKSLTAGEQYQSARWWEAVGEEDHAALLYEKTTGRHEQDAKKALARIYKKQDNIQEAIEIWLSLSQSTNDEECDIELAKYYEHKAKDYEKALHYALSAYEKWKEKKRILKDKEENERLQYMKRIERIEQKAAR; encoded by the coding sequence ATGTCACTGAAAGCTAAATTAAATCGAATGAAAAAGCATATGAACTTGAACGAAGGAGAAGAAGTGGAAGCGAAAGTAGAGCAGCCGATTCACGAAGTTCCTCATTTGAATAAGTGGCGTGATCTAGATGCTCATCCGTTTTTCTTTGACGGAGAATATGCGCTAGTGAGAAAAAAACAGTATCCAACTTCCTATAAGCATGGACGTTACACTTTCCAAGAACTTGAGCAAGTTGTCGAACGCTGGAATCGACACTATCGTGCACATCCACTCTCCTCAAAACACCTTCAGCCCTCCGATTTATTGTTTTTTGATACAGAAACAACTGGTTTAGGAGGTGGGGTTGGAAATACTATCTTTCTACTTGGATATAGCCAGTATACAGAGGAGGGAATTTCTGTAAATCAGTATTTTTTGCCTGGCCCAGGTGCAGAAGTTCCGATGTATCAAGCTTTTCTAGAAGATGTAAAAGAATTGAAGAACCTAGTTACCTACAATGGCAAAGCGTTTGATTGGCCACAGGTGAAAACACGTCATACGCTTATTCGTGAACAAGTCCCTAAGTTACCGCAATTTGGTCATTTCGATCTGTTGCACGGAGCGAGGCGATTCTGGAAAAATGATATGGAGTCTGTTAGACTCGCGAACGTAGAAGAACAGCAGCTAGATTTTGAACGGAAAGAAGATATTCCAGGCTATTTAGCTCCTATGCTTTATTTCGAGTTTGTAAAAGATCCAGATCCAGAGCTGATCGGAGGCGTGATGAAACACAATGAAGAAGATATCTTATCTTTAATCACGCTATATACTCGTTTGTCTCATCTCCTTCTTGATGTGGAAGGAAAGTCCTTAACAGCTGGTGAACAATACCAGTCTGCTCGATGGTGGGAAGCTGTTGGTGAAGAGGATCATGCGGCTTTACTATATGAAAAGACAACTGGTCGTCATGAACAGGACGCAAAAAAGGCGCTTGCACGGATATACAAGAAGCAGGATAACATTCAAGAAGCCATCGAGATTTGGCTATCGCTGTCACAATCCACAAATGATGAAGAGTGCGACATTGAATTAGCTAAATATTATGAGCATAAAGCGAAAGACTATGAGAAAGCCCTTCACTATGCTCTGTCTGCATACGAAAAGTGGAAAGAGAAAAAACGAATTCTTAAAGATAAAGAAGAGAACGAGCGGCTGCAATATATGAAGCGAATCGAGAGAATTGAGCAAAAAGCAGCTCGCTAA
- a CDS encoding THUMP domain-containing class I SAM-dependent RNA methyltransferase: protein MAKMELIATATMGLESLVAREVKDLGFENVRVDNGKVTYESDEIGICRSNYWLRTADRVKLKVGEFKVTTFDELFEATKALPWGDLLPENAEFPVSGRSVKSTLYSVPDCQAIVKKAIVESMKEKYNVSWFDEDGPLFKIEVAIHKDTAILTIDTSGKGLHRRGYRYLHSAAPLKETMAAAMVMLTNWNADKPFMDPFCGSGTLPIEAAMIGQNIAPGFNREFASEDWEWIGKKRWEEAMIEAEDLANYDQPLHIFGSDLDPKMVDLSKNNALEAGFGDMIQFKQMQVTDVSSKFEYGTLIGNPPYGERLGEREEVEDMYRKMGKAFRERLDTWSVYILTSHPRFQEVYGKRSTKNRKLYNGDIKTHYYQYFGPRPPKKD, encoded by the coding sequence ATGGCGAAAATGGAACTAATTGCAACGGCCACCATGGGGCTCGAATCATTGGTTGCTCGTGAAGTAAAGGATCTTGGTTTTGAAAATGTACGTGTCGATAACGGAAAAGTCACTTATGAAAGTGATGAAATTGGAATCTGTCGATCGAACTACTGGTTAAGAACAGCTGACAGGGTTAAGCTTAAAGTTGGGGAATTCAAAGTAACGACATTTGATGAGCTTTTCGAAGCAACGAAAGCACTCCCGTGGGGAGATTTACTACCCGAAAATGCTGAGTTTCCCGTAAGTGGTCGATCTGTAAAGTCGACATTATATAGTGTTCCGGACTGCCAGGCGATTGTCAAAAAAGCGATCGTAGAGAGCATGAAGGAAAAATATAACGTTTCGTGGTTTGATGAAGATGGACCACTATTTAAAATCGAAGTTGCGATTCACAAGGATACGGCTATTCTTACAATTGATACGAGTGGCAAAGGCTTGCACCGTAGAGGGTACAGGTACCTCCATAGTGCAGCTCCACTTAAGGAAACTATGGCAGCAGCAATGGTGATGCTAACAAATTGGAATGCAGATAAACCATTCATGGATCCATTCTGTGGATCAGGAACCCTTCCAATTGAAGCAGCTATGATCGGCCAAAACATCGCACCCGGTTTTAATCGAGAATTTGCTTCTGAAGATTGGGAGTGGATCGGGAAGAAGCGCTGGGAAGAAGCTATGATTGAAGCGGAGGACCTTGCAAATTACGATCAACCTCTTCACATTTTTGGTAGCGACCTTGACCCTAAAATGGTCGACCTTTCTAAGAATAATGCTCTTGAAGCTGGATTCGGAGATATGATTCAATTTAAGCAGATGCAAGTCACGGATGTTAGCTCTAAGTTTGAGTATGGAACTCTCATCGGAAACCCACCGTATGGTGAGCGTCTTGGTGAAAGAGAAGAAGTGGAAGACATGTATCGAAAGATGGGGAAAGCCTTCCGTGAGCGTCTTGATACATGGTCTGTTTATATTCTAACGTCACATCCTCGCTTCCAAGAAGTTTATGGAAAGAGATCAACAAAGAACCGCAAACTCTACAATGGTGATATCAAAACGCATTACTATCAATACTTTGGACCGAGACCGCCAAAGAAAGATTAA
- the gpsB gene encoding cell division regulator GpsB translates to MAEQQPTQLTAKDILEKDFKSGFRGYDQDDVDKFLDVVIKDYERFENDIEQLRQENTRLRREMDRMSEQQKRQQTRSQTQPGNTNYDILKRLSNLEKHVFGSKLYE, encoded by the coding sequence ATGGCAGAGCAACAACCGACTCAATTAACAGCTAAAGATATTCTTGAAAAAGATTTTAAAAGCGGATTTCGCGGTTATGATCAGGATGATGTCGACAAGTTTTTGGACGTAGTAATTAAAGATTATGAGCGTTTTGAAAATGACATTGAACAGCTGAGACAAGAGAATACGCGTCTTAGAAGAGAGATGGATCGTATGTCTGAGCAACAAAAGAGACAGCAGACGCGTTCTCAAACGCAGCCTGGAAATACCAATTATGATATCCTAAAACGACTATCAAACCTAGAGAAACACGTTTTCGGGAGTAAGTTGTACGAATAA
- a CDS encoding DUF4359 domain-containing protein, with translation MKKTMSIIIVVLGFVMFHTNPNQTDYSRWVGDQLKKDQNALMEIGVDLAVIPYVEAHTTRTNLYVFSVYRTKLWNDKEIVAYGLFNHFYINKEKLEIIIDES, from the coding sequence ATGAAAAAAACTATGTCTATTATCATCGTCGTATTGGGGTTCGTAATGTTTCATACAAATCCTAATCAGACTGATTATAGTAGGTGGGTAGGGGATCAACTTAAAAAAGACCAAAATGCGCTTATGGAAATAGGCGTCGATTTGGCTGTCATTCCATATGTTGAAGCACATACCACTAGAACGAATTTGTACGTGTTTTCTGTATATCGAACAAAGTTATGGAATGATAAAGAAATAGTAGCTTATGGATTATTTAATCATTTTTACATAAATAAAGAAAAATTAGAAATTATTATAGACGAATCATAA
- the yppF gene encoding YppF family protein has product MSIQNLINTFDQVKGRKPASADELLDFIQVNYLQGSISLYEYQTYFKELHSQGAKKPEYFTHEEMKAF; this is encoded by the coding sequence GTGTCAATTCAAAATCTGATAAACACATTTGATCAAGTAAAAGGAAGAAAGCCTGCTAGTGCAGACGAACTACTCGACTTTATCCAGGTGAATTATTTACAAGGTTCGATTTCTTTATATGAGTATCAAACCTATTTTAAAGAGCTCCACTCACAAGGTGCAAAGAAACCAGAGTACTTCACGCATGAAGAAATGAAAGCCTTTTAA